A region of Plantactinospora sp. BC1 DNA encodes the following proteins:
- a CDS encoding Na+/H+ antiporter subunit A yields MLMLLALHLVAAALAPALVRRWGRWAFLPLAIAPASAFGWALGYADTVRDGGAVVEAYPWVPELGLQLALRVTTLSWLLMLLVGGIGALVLVYCVRYFDADEPGLGRFAAVFVGFAGAMLGVVVADDLLLLYVCWELTSVFSYLLIAHHPEQQASRRAANQALLVTTLGGLVMLVGFVMLGQHAGTYRWSEIAARPPPPGGYLGIAVVLILVGALSKSAIFPASFWLPAAMAAPTPVSAYLHAAAMVKAGVYLVALLAPAYAQVGPWRPVIYVAGIVTMLAGGWAALRQVDLKLLLAYGTVSQLGLMVVLAGAGTPDAALAAVAMLLGHALFKAALFLVVGIVDRRAGTRDLTVLSGLWRRMPLVCATAVLGAASMAGIPPLMGFVAKETVLVAFTGDPVPLAALMLGSVLTTAYSARFVWGAFAGRSAGESTPTRPVETVMLAPAALLAVAGLVLGLLAGPVGEMLAGYPRLFGSIKHPLTFVPPPGLAMGLSLLVLVSGVLLFALGARVGAVQARLRSPFDGDTAYQVLSRGLDRFAVLLTGATQRGSLPQYLGVILLALVIVLGGALLRRPWPDRIGASANPLQAVVGVVLGVVAVLTVRARRRLTAVILSGVTGYCTAMLFVLHGAPDLGLAQFLAETVTIVIFVLVLRRLPARFSVRPLRRSRWTRLALGAAVGAVVTAMAVAATGARRAPPIAAEYPGPALSFGYGRNVVNVTLVDIRAWDTMGEIAVLVVAATGVASLIFQRRRGPDRPRRDDIAPPSGAERVWLRAGPTLRTRRRSIVFEVVVRLIFHTVVLFSLFLLFSGHNAPGGGFAGGLVAGLALAVRYLAGGRHELDQAAPVDAGVVLGVGLFVSVGTGLLAMTTGGEVLRSTLLEPELPLVGDLHLVTSIFFDIGVYLVVVGLVLDILRSLGAEVDRQIEVEDESGTGLRTDRPAGPDRPAGTDRPAGAGRRATGTDGPR; encoded by the coding sequence ATGCTGATGCTGCTGGCGCTGCACCTGGTGGCTGCGGCGCTGGCGCCCGCGTTGGTACGCCGGTGGGGGCGGTGGGCCTTCCTGCCGCTGGCGATCGCCCCGGCCAGCGCGTTCGGCTGGGCGCTCGGGTACGCCGACACGGTCCGGGACGGCGGGGCCGTCGTCGAGGCGTACCCGTGGGTGCCGGAACTCGGTCTCCAGCTGGCGCTGCGGGTCACCACCCTGTCTTGGCTGCTGATGCTGCTGGTCGGCGGGATCGGCGCGCTGGTACTGGTCTACTGCGTCCGCTACTTCGACGCCGACGAGCCCGGGCTCGGCCGGTTCGCCGCCGTCTTCGTCGGCTTCGCCGGAGCCATGCTCGGGGTGGTGGTCGCCGACGACCTGCTGCTGCTCTACGTCTGCTGGGAACTGACCAGCGTCTTCTCCTACCTGCTGATCGCGCACCACCCCGAGCAGCAGGCCAGCCGGCGGGCGGCGAACCAGGCGCTGCTGGTGACCACCCTGGGCGGCCTGGTCATGCTGGTCGGCTTCGTGATGCTCGGCCAGCACGCCGGGACGTACCGGTGGTCGGAGATCGCCGCCCGGCCGCCGCCGCCCGGCGGGTACCTCGGGATCGCGGTGGTGCTGATCCTGGTCGGTGCGCTGAGCAAGTCGGCGATCTTCCCGGCCAGCTTCTGGCTGCCGGCCGCGATGGCCGCACCGACCCCGGTCAGCGCCTACCTGCACGCCGCCGCGATGGTGAAGGCCGGCGTCTACCTGGTGGCGCTGCTCGCCCCCGCGTACGCGCAGGTCGGCCCGTGGCGTCCGGTGATCTACGTGGCCGGGATCGTCACCATGCTGGCCGGCGGCTGGGCCGCGCTGCGGCAGGTGGACCTGAAACTGCTGCTGGCGTACGGCACGGTCAGCCAGCTCGGGCTGATGGTCGTACTCGCCGGTGCCGGCACCCCGGACGCCGCGCTCGCCGCCGTCGCGATGCTGCTCGGGCACGCCCTGTTCAAGGCGGCCCTGTTCCTGGTGGTCGGGATCGTCGACCGGCGGGCCGGAACCCGGGACCTGACCGTGCTCTCCGGGCTGTGGCGGCGGATGCCGCTGGTCTGCGCGACCGCCGTACTCGGTGCCGCCTCGATGGCCGGGATACCGCCGCTGATGGGGTTCGTCGCCAAGGAGACGGTGCTGGTGGCGTTCACCGGCGACCCGGTACCGCTCGCCGCGCTGATGCTCGGCAGCGTCCTGACCACCGCGTACAGCGCCCGGTTCGTCTGGGGGGCGTTCGCCGGCCGCTCCGCCGGGGAGTCGACGCCGACCCGACCGGTCGAGACCGTCATGCTCGCCCCGGCGGCGCTGCTCGCGGTCGCCGGGCTGGTGCTGGGGCTGCTGGCCGGGCCGGTCGGCGAGATGCTCGCCGGTTATCCCCGGCTGTTCGGGTCGATCAAGCATCCGCTCACCTTCGTACCGCCGCCGGGGCTCGCCATGGGCCTGTCGCTGCTGGTGCTGGTCAGCGGCGTGCTGCTCTTCGCGCTGGGTGCCCGGGTGGGCGCGGTGCAGGCCCGGCTGCGGTCCCCGTTCGACGGGGACACCGCCTACCAGGTGCTGAGCCGGGGCCTCGACCGGTTCGCCGTGCTGCTCACCGGTGCGACGCAGCGGGGTTCGCTGCCGCAGTACCTCGGGGTGATCCTGCTCGCCCTGGTCATCGTGCTGGGCGGCGCGCTGCTGCGCCGTCCGTGGCCGGACCGGATCGGGGCCTCGGCCAACCCGCTCCAGGCCGTCGTCGGGGTGGTGCTCGGGGTCGTCGCGGTGCTCACCGTCCGGGCCCGCCGCCGGCTCACCGCGGTGATCCTGTCCGGCGTCACCGGTTACTGCACCGCGATGCTCTTCGTGCTGCACGGTGCCCCCGACCTGGGGCTGGCGCAGTTCCTGGCGGAGACCGTCACCATCGTGATCTTCGTGTTGGTGCTGCGCCGGCTGCCGGCCCGGTTCTCGGTGCGACCGCTGCGCCGCAGCCGGTGGACCCGGCTCGCCCTCGGGGCGGCGGTCGGGGCCGTGGTCACCGCGATGGCGGTGGCCGCGACCGGGGCACGGCGGGCGCCGCCGATCGCCGCCGAGTATCCCGGGCCGGCCCTCTCCTTCGGGTACGGCCGCAACGTCGTCAACGTGACCCTGGTCGACATCCGCGCCTGGGACACCATGGGCGAGATCGCCGTACTCGTGGTGGCGGCGACCGGGGTGGCGAGCCTGATCTTCCAGCGGCGACGCGGCCCGGACCGGCCCCGGCGGGACGACATCGCGCCGCCGTCCGGAGCCGAGCGGGTCTGGCTGCGGGCCGGGCCGACGCTGCGGACCCGGCGCCGCTCGATCGTCTTCGAGGTGGTCGTCCGGCTGATCTTCCACACGGTGGTGCTCTTCTCGCTCTTCCTCCTCTTCTCCGGCCACAACGCCCCCGGCGGCGGCTTCGCCGGTGGCCTGGTGGCCGGGCTGGCTCTCGCGGTCCGCTACCTCGCCGGGGGCCGGCACGAGCTCGACCAGGCGGCCCCGGTCGACGCCGGAGTCGTCCTCGGGGTCGGCCTCTTCGTCTCGGTCGGCACGGGCCTGCTCGCGATGACCACGGGTGGGGAGGTGCTGCGCAGCACGCTGCTGGAACCGGAGTTGCCGCTCGTCGGCGACCTGCACCTGGTCACCTCGATCTTCTTCGACATCGGCGTCTACCTGGTCGTGGTCGGCCTGGTGCTGGACATCCTGCGCAGCCTCGGCGCCGAGGTGGACCGGCAGATCGAGGTGGAGGACGAGTCGGGCACCGGACTGCGTACGGACCGGCCGGCGGGACCGGACCGGCCGGCGGGTACGGACCGGCCGGCGGGCGCGGGGCGGCGGGCGACGGGTACGGACGGCCCGCGATGA
- a CDS encoding ATP-dependent helicase, translating to MSDVLATFGAATREWFDAAFAAPTDAQAGAWRAVGAGHNALVVAPTGSGKTLAAFLWSLDRLTREPAPDDPRQRCRVLYVSPLKALAVDVERNLRTPLTGIRQAAARLGLPPPEITVGMRTGDTPADERRAFARTPPDILITTPESLFLLLTSAARDSLRGVQTVIVDEVHAVAGTKRGAHLALSLERLDALLPAPAQRIGLSATVRPIDATARFLGGARPVTVVQPETAKTIEVSVQVPVEDMTRLDEQEAPEDEFGTPRRASIWPAVEERVYDLVRSHRSTIVFTNSRRGAERLCARLNELAADEAELAADGAKLTADGAGSAVDRAGRSGADRPGTPPRLPAEIMAQSGAATGAAPVIARAHHGSVSREERRHIEEALKSGQLPAVVATSSLELGIDMGAVDLVVQIEAPPSVAAGLQRVGRAGHQVGAVSRGVVFPKHRGDLLSCAVVAERMTDGAIEELHYPRNPLDVLAQQIVAMVALDEWRVADLTALIRRAAPFAELPDSALHAVLDMLSGRYPSTAFAELRPRLVWDRAADLLSGRPGAQRLAVTSGGTIPDRGLFGVFLAGAERAARVGELDEEMVYESRVGDVFLLGSSSWRIEDITPDRVLVSPAPGQAARMPFWKGDQLGRPVELGRALGNRLRGLVRADDEAARTALRSGGLDDWAAGNLVAYLREQQAATRSVPDDRTVLVERFRDELGDWRLAVHCVLGARVNGPWALAIARRLTERYGVDAQVVPSDDGIVVRLPDTADDPPGAELVAFDPDEIAALVEESVGGSALFAARFRECAARALLLPRRDPRRRQPLWQQRQRAAQLLDVAREYADFPITLEAARECLQDVFDLPGLVALMREVATRKVRLVEVETPRPSPFARSLLFGYVGAFLYEGDAPLAERRAAALALDSALLGELLGRVDLRELLDPTVVAETERQLRWLTEQRRPRDAEDAVELLRLLGDLSDAELAERGVAPEWLTGLAQARRILRVRVAGQERWIGVEDAGRYRDALGVALPVGVAQAYLEPVADPLGDLVARYARTHGPFAAGTCAARFGLGVFVVEQTLRRLGADGRVVSGEFSPTGAGPEWCDAEVLRLLRRRSLAALRREIEPVPARTLATFLPRWQQVGAAARGVEAVAAVVEQLQGTAVPASALESLVLPARVADYAPAYLDELCASGEVLWAGSGAIGRGDGWVTLAYADSAALLLPPPDEALALTPLHEAVLSALGEGQALFFRSLAERVAVDERVAGSAAGPVDDATLVGVVWELVWAGWLTNDTLAPLRAVLGGGGAHRPRTGAPRTRYRRPGRPALPARGGPPTVAGRWSRLPGRDVDPTRRAAALADVLLERHGVVTRGAVVAEGVAGGFAAVYPVLAALEERGAARRGYFVEGLGAAQFAVPGAVDRLRALAEPEELRRRTGGARVLAATDPANPYGAALPWPARVVDSGDGTVEPDRGSGGPASGGSATGGPPGGGSPTGHRAGRKAGALVVLVDGALVLYVERGGRTLLSFSDDSEALAAAAQALGAAVGSGALGALAVERADGASVHASPLRDALTAAGFRTTPRGLRLRG from the coding sequence GTGAGCGATGTGCTGGCGACCTTCGGCGCGGCGACCCGGGAGTGGTTCGACGCCGCCTTCGCCGCACCCACCGACGCCCAGGCCGGGGCGTGGCGGGCGGTCGGCGCCGGCCACAACGCCCTGGTGGTCGCCCCCACCGGCTCCGGCAAGACCCTGGCCGCGTTCCTCTGGTCGCTGGACCGGCTGACCCGCGAGCCGGCTCCGGACGATCCCCGACAGCGCTGCCGGGTGCTCTACGTCAGCCCGCTCAAGGCGCTCGCCGTCGACGTCGAACGCAACCTGCGCACCCCGCTCACCGGCATCCGGCAGGCGGCGGCCCGGCTGGGCCTGCCGCCACCCGAGATCACCGTCGGGATGCGGACCGGCGACACCCCGGCCGACGAGCGGCGGGCTTTCGCGCGTACCCCGCCGGACATCCTGATCACCACGCCGGAGTCGCTCTTCCTGCTGCTCACCTCCGCCGCCCGGGACTCGCTGCGCGGCGTGCAGACCGTGATCGTGGACGAGGTGCACGCCGTCGCCGGCACCAAGCGCGGTGCCCACCTGGCGCTCTCCCTGGAGCGGCTCGACGCGCTGCTGCCCGCCCCCGCGCAGCGGATCGGGCTCTCCGCGACCGTACGCCCGATCGACGCCACCGCGCGGTTCCTCGGCGGCGCCCGGCCGGTCACCGTGGTGCAGCCGGAGACCGCCAAGACCATCGAGGTCAGCGTGCAGGTGCCGGTCGAGGACATGACCCGGCTGGACGAGCAGGAGGCGCCGGAGGACGAGTTCGGCACCCCGCGCCGGGCGTCGATCTGGCCGGCGGTCGAGGAACGGGTCTACGACCTGGTCCGGTCGCACCGGTCGACCATCGTCTTCACCAACTCGCGGCGCGGCGCCGAGCGGCTCTGCGCCCGCCTCAACGAACTCGCCGCCGACGAGGCCGAACTGGCCGCCGACGGAGCCAAGCTCACCGCGGACGGAGCCGGGTCGGCCGTCGATCGGGCCGGGCGGTCCGGTGCCGACCGGCCGGGGACGCCGCCCCGGCTGCCGGCCGAGATCATGGCCCAGTCCGGTGCGGCGACCGGGGCGGCGCCGGTGATCGCCCGGGCACACCACGGCAGCGTCTCCCGGGAGGAGCGCCGGCACATCGAGGAGGCGCTCAAGTCCGGCCAGTTGCCGGCGGTGGTCGCCACCTCCAGCCTGGAACTCGGCATCGACATGGGCGCCGTCGACCTGGTGGTGCAGATCGAGGCCCCGCCGAGCGTCGCCGCCGGCCTGCAACGGGTCGGCCGGGCCGGGCACCAGGTCGGCGCGGTCTCCCGGGGCGTGGTCTTCCCCAAGCACCGGGGCGACCTGCTCTCCTGCGCGGTGGTGGCGGAACGGATGACCGACGGCGCCATCGAGGAGCTGCACTATCCGCGCAACCCGCTGGACGTGCTCGCCCAGCAGATCGTCGCGATGGTCGCCCTCGACGAGTGGCGGGTCGCCGACCTCACCGCCCTGATCCGTCGCGCCGCACCCTTCGCCGAGCTGCCCGACTCGGCCCTGCACGCCGTACTCGACATGCTCTCCGGGCGCTATCCGTCCACCGCCTTCGCCGAACTGCGCCCCCGGCTGGTCTGGGACCGCGCCGCCGACCTGCTCAGCGGCCGTCCCGGGGCGCAGCGGCTCGCGGTGACCAGCGGCGGCACCATCCCCGACCGGGGGCTCTTCGGCGTCTTCCTGGCCGGCGCCGAGCGGGCCGCCCGGGTGGGTGAGCTGGACGAGGAGATGGTCTACGAGTCCCGGGTCGGCGACGTCTTCCTGCTCGGCTCGTCGTCCTGGCGGATCGAGGACATCACCCCGGACCGGGTGCTGGTCTCGCCCGCCCCCGGGCAGGCGGCCCGGATGCCGTTCTGGAAGGGCGACCAGCTCGGCCGCCCGGTCGAGCTGGGCCGGGCGCTCGGCAACCGGCTGCGCGGCCTGGTCCGGGCCGACGACGAGGCGGCCCGGACCGCGCTGCGCTCCGGCGGGCTGGACGACTGGGCCGCCGGCAACCTGGTGGCGTACCTGCGCGAGCAGCAGGCCGCGACCCGTTCCGTACCGGACGACCGGACGGTTCTCGTGGAGCGCTTCCGCGACGAGCTGGGCGACTGGCGGCTGGCCGTGCACTGTGTGCTCGGCGCCCGGGTCAACGGCCCGTGGGCGCTGGCCATCGCCCGCCGGCTCACCGAACGCTACGGCGTCGACGCCCAGGTGGTTCCCTCCGACGACGGGATCGTCGTCCGGCTGCCCGACACCGCCGACGACCCGCCCGGTGCCGAGCTGGTCGCCTTCGACCCGGACGAGATCGCCGCCCTGGTGGAGGAGTCGGTCGGCGGGTCCGCCCTCTTCGCCGCCCGGTTCCGGGAGTGTGCCGCCCGCGCCCTGCTGCTGCCCCGCCGCGATCCGCGCCGCCGCCAGCCGCTCTGGCAGCAGCGCCAGCGCGCCGCCCAACTGCTCGACGTCGCCCGGGAGTACGCCGACTTCCCGATCACCCTGGAGGCGGCCCGGGAGTGCCTCCAGGACGTCTTCGACCTGCCCGGTTTGGTGGCGCTGATGCGGGAGGTGGCCACCCGCAAGGTACGGCTGGTCGAGGTGGAGACGCCCCGGCCGTCGCCGTTCGCCCGCTCGCTGCTCTTCGGCTATGTCGGCGCCTTCCTCTACGAGGGCGACGCCCCGCTGGCCGAACGGCGGGCCGCCGCGCTGGCGCTCGACTCGGCGCTGCTCGGCGAACTGCTCGGCCGGGTCGACCTGCGGGAGCTGCTCGACCCGACGGTGGTGGCCGAGACCGAACGGCAGTTGCGCTGGCTGACCGAGCAGCGCCGCCCCCGGGACGCCGAGGACGCGGTCGAGCTGCTCCGGCTGCTCGGTGACCTCTCCGACGCCGAGCTGGCCGAGCGCGGGGTCGCGCCGGAGTGGCTGACCGGGTTGGCGCAGGCGCGGCGGATCCTCCGGGTCCGGGTCGCCGGGCAGGAGCGCTGGATCGGCGTCGAGGACGCCGGTCGCTACCGGGACGCGCTCGGGGTTGCGCTGCCGGTCGGGGTGGCGCAGGCGTACCTCGAACCGGTGGCCGACCCGCTCGGCGATCTCGTCGCGCGCTACGCCCGGACGCACGGACCCTTCGCCGCGGGCACCTGCGCGGCCCGGTTCGGGCTCGGGGTCTTCGTGGTGGAGCAGACGCTGCGCCGGCTCGGTGCCGACGGGCGGGTCGTCTCCGGCGAGTTCTCGCCGACCGGCGCCGGGCCGGAGTGGTGCGACGCCGAGGTGCTGCGCCTGCTGCGCCGTCGTTCCCTGGCCGCGTTGCGCCGGGAGATCGAGCCGGTGCCGGCCCGGACGCTGGCCACCTTTCTGCCGCGCTGGCAGCAGGTCGGCGCGGCGGCCCGGGGTGTCGAGGCGGTCGCCGCCGTGGTGGAACAGTTGCAGGGGACGGCCGTGCCGGCGTCCGCGCTGGAGAGCCTGGTCCTGCCCGCCCGGGTCGCCGACTACGCCCCCGCCTATCTCGACGAGCTCTGCGCCAGCGGCGAGGTGCTCTGGGCCGGCTCCGGAGCGATCGGCCGGGGCGACGGCTGGGTGACCCTGGCGTACGCGGACAGCGCCGCCCTGCTGCTGCCACCGCCGGACGAGGCGCTGGCGCTGACCCCGCTGCACGAGGCGGTGCTGAGCGCGCTCGGCGAGGGGCAGGCGCTGTTCTTCCGCTCGCTGGCCGAGCGGGTCGCCGTCGACGAGCGGGTCGCCGGGTCCGCTGCCGGGCCGGTCGACGACGCGACGCTGGTCGGGGTGGTGTGGGAGCTGGTCTGGGCCGGCTGGCTGACCAACGACACCCTCGCACCGCTGCGCGCCGTACTCGGTGGCGGGGGTGCGCACCGGCCGCGTACCGGTGCGCCCCGGACCCGCTACCGGCGGCCGGGCCGCCCGGCGCTGCCGGCCCGGGGTGGGCCGCCGACGGTCGCCGGGCGCTGGTCCCGGCTCCCGGGGCGGGACGTCGACCCGACCCGTCGCGCCGCCGCCCTCGCCGACGTGCTGCTGGAGCGGCACGGGGTGGTGACCCGGGGAGCGGTGGTCGCCGAGGGGGTGGCCGGCGGCTTCGCCGCGGTCTATCCGGTGCTCGCCGCGCTGGAGGAGCGCGGGGCGGCCCGCCGTGGCTACTTCGTCGAGGGGCTGGGTGCGGCACAGTTCGCGGTCCCCGGTGCGGTGGACCGGCTGCGGGCGCTCGCCGAGCCGGAGGAGTTGCGCCGTCGGACCGGCGGGGCCCGGGTGCTGGCCGCTACCGACCCGGCGAACCCGTACGGGGCGGCGCTGCCCTGGCCGGCCCGGGTGGTCGACTCCGGCGACGGCACGGTCGAACCCGACCGCGGTTCCGGAGGCCCGGCGAGCGGCGGTTCGGCGACCGGCGGCCCGCCAGGCGGCGGTTCGCCGACCGGGCATCGGGCCGGGCGTAAGGCGGGTGCCCTGGTGGTGCTGGTCGACGGCGCGCTGGTGCTCTACGTCGAGCGCGGCGGCCGGACGCTGCTCTCGTTCAGCGACGACTCCGAGGCACTGGCCGCCGCCGCCCAGGCGCTCGGCGCGGCGGTCGGCTCCGGCGCGCTCGGCGCCCTGGCGGTGGAACGCGCGGACGGCGCCTCGGTGCACGCCTCGCCACTGCGTGACGCGCTCACCGCCGCCGGCTTCCGGACCACACCGCGCGGGCTGCGGCTGCGCGGCTGA
- a CDS encoding Na+/H+ antiporter subunit D, which translates to MTHLVPLPVVVPLLGAALTLVLARRPIAQRAISVTTLVITLAVAVLLLWRAHWHGPLVVHIGGWSAPLGIVLVADQLAALMLVVSAAVTLCVLLYSIGEGRADPGAHAPVVIYHPTYLVMTAGVTNAFLAGDLFSLFVGFEILLSASYVLLTLGGTEERIRAGATYVVVGLVSSLIFLTAIGLVYASTGTLNLAQLVGRLDALSADLRLALHGVLLLAFAIKAAVFPLAAWLPDSYPTAPAPVTAVFAGLLTKVGIYAIIRTETLLFPDGRAADLLLVLALLTMLVGILGAVAQSDIKRLLSFTLVSHIGYLLFGVALTSGPGLAAAIFYVVHHITVQTTLFLAAGLVERRAGSTNLDRIGGLARVAPLLGGLFLLPALNLAGIPPFSGFLGKLGLFQAGVSAGGVLPWLLVAAGTLTSLLTLYATTKVWSLAFWRAPRLADPEEPTRLPRLMVGATTVLVLLGVGLTVAAGPLFEVSAEAADDLRERVPYVRAVFPGGPP; encoded by the coding sequence ATGACCCACCTGGTACCGCTGCCGGTGGTCGTACCGCTGCTCGGCGCCGCGCTGACCCTGGTGCTGGCCCGCCGGCCGATCGCGCAGCGGGCGATCAGCGTCACCACCCTGGTGATCACCCTGGCGGTCGCGGTCCTGCTGCTCTGGCGTGCGCACTGGCACGGCCCGCTGGTGGTGCACATCGGCGGCTGGTCCGCCCCGCTCGGCATCGTCTTGGTCGCCGACCAGTTGGCCGCGCTGATGCTGGTGGTGTCGGCGGCGGTGACGCTCTGCGTGCTGCTCTACTCGATCGGGGAGGGCCGGGCGGATCCCGGCGCGCACGCCCCGGTGGTCATCTACCACCCCACCTATCTGGTGATGACGGCCGGGGTGACGAACGCCTTCCTCGCCGGCGACCTGTTCAGCCTCTTCGTCGGCTTCGAGATCCTGCTGTCGGCCAGCTACGTGCTGCTCACCCTCGGCGGCACCGAGGAACGCATCCGGGCCGGCGCCACCTACGTGGTGGTCGGCCTGGTGTCGTCGCTGATCTTCCTCACCGCGATCGGCCTGGTGTACGCCTCCACCGGCACCCTGAACCTCGCCCAGCTGGTGGGCCGGCTCGACGCGCTCTCGGCCGACCTGCGGCTGGCGCTGCACGGCGTACTGCTGCTCGCCTTCGCCATCAAGGCGGCGGTCTTCCCGCTGGCGGCCTGGCTGCCGGACAGCTACCCGACCGCACCGGCCCCGGTCACCGCCGTCTTCGCCGGCCTGCTCACCAAGGTCGGCATCTACGCGATCATCCGGACCGAGACGCTGCTCTTCCCCGACGGCCGCGCCGCCGACCTGCTGCTGGTGCTGGCCCTGCTGACCATGCTGGTCGGCATCCTGGGCGCGGTCGCGCAGTCCGACATCAAGCGGCTGCTGTCGTTCACCCTGGTCAGCCACATCGGATACCTGCTCTTCGGGGTGGCGCTCACCTCGGGGCCCGGGCTGGCCGCCGCGATCTTCTACGTGGTGCACCACATCACCGTGCAGACCACGCTCTTCCTGGCGGCCGGGCTCGTCGAGCGGCGGGCCGGCAGCACCAACCTGGACCGGATCGGCGGGCTGGCCCGGGTCGCGCCGCTGCTCGGCGGGCTGTTCCTGCTGCCGGCGCTGAACCTCGCCGGCATCCCGCCGTTCTCCGGGTTCCTCGGCAAGCTGGGGCTCTTCCAGGCCGGGGTGTCGGCCGGCGGGGTGCTGCCCTGGCTGCTGGTGGCCGCCGGCACCCTGACCAGCCTGCTCACCCTCTACGCGACGACGAAGGTGTGGAGCCTGGCGTTCTGGCGGGCGCCCCGGCTGGCCGATCCCGAGGAGCCGACCCGGCTGCCCCGGCTGATGGTGGGCGCCACCACCGTCCTGGTGCTGCTCGGGGTGGGGCTGACCGTGGCCGCCGGCCCGCTCTTCGAGGTCAGCGCCGAGGCCGCCGACGACCTGCGGGAACGTGTCCCGTACGTGCGCGCGGTCTTCCCCGGCGGCCCGCCGTGA
- a CDS encoding Na+/H+ antiporter subunit E: MTGDARPSGPVPARRVVPGWSGLRRRLGYPDRWRALRRRLPDRRRWRDHLITVGWLVTVWSLLWGEFSVGNLLSGVLAAVVILVFLPLPRVTFGGRLRPLALAEFVGRFVVELVVASVQVGWVALRPGRPRNAIIAIRLRVRTDLNLALTAEVLSLVPGTLIVEADRETGTLYVHVLDVRGAEDLARSRERILGLEARLVRAVGSGTELRLLSSSSGNAEPGGPP, from the coding sequence GTGACCGGCGACGCCCGGCCGTCCGGCCCGGTCCCGGCCCGTCGGGTCGTGCCGGGCTGGTCGGGGCTGCGGCGCCGACTCGGGTACCCGGACCGCTGGCGGGCGCTGCGGCGCCGGCTTCCGGACCGGCGGCGCTGGCGGGACCACCTGATCACGGTCGGTTGGCTGGTCACGGTCTGGAGCCTGCTCTGGGGCGAGTTCAGCGTCGGCAACCTGCTCAGCGGGGTGCTGGCGGCTGTGGTGATCCTGGTCTTCCTGCCGCTGCCCCGGGTGACCTTCGGGGGGCGGCTCCGGCCGCTGGCGCTGGCTGAGTTCGTCGGGCGCTTCGTCGTCGAACTCGTGGTCGCCAGCGTGCAGGTCGGCTGGGTCGCGCTGCGCCCCGGACGGCCCCGGAACGCCATCATCGCCATCCGGCTGCGGGTGCGTACCGATTTGAACCTGGCGCTGACCGCCGAGGTGCTGTCGCTGGTCCCCGGCACGCTGATCGTGGAGGCCGACCGGGAGACCGGGACGCTCTACGTGCACGTACTGGACGTACGCGGTGCCGAGGACCTGGCCCGGAGCCGGGAACGCATCCTGGGCCTGGAGGCCCGCCTCGTCCGCGCCGTCGGCTCCGGAACGGAGCTGCGACTGCTCTCGTCGAGCAGCGGAAACGCCGAACCGGGAGGACCACCGTGA
- a CDS encoding Na(+)/H(+) antiporter subunit C, with amino-acid sequence MTSNLVLALVVGVLFGSGVILLLERSLSQVLIGAILLTNGTNLLLLLGGRSGEAPILGVTPEAEMSDPLAQAMVLTAIVITLGLTAFLMAMAYRSWQLTGHDEVRDDPEDRRIVRRAERGELAGPDDNVGEGPWHPAGGTTGTDPEQVDPEPPPRRLDDGADRA; translated from the coding sequence ATGACCTCGAACCTGGTACTGGCGCTGGTCGTCGGGGTGCTCTTCGGCAGCGGGGTCATCCTGCTCCTGGAGCGGAGCCTCAGCCAGGTGCTGATCGGCGCCATCCTGCTCACCAACGGCACCAACCTGCTGCTCCTGCTCGGCGGCCGGTCCGGTGAGGCGCCGATCCTGGGGGTCACGCCGGAGGCGGAGATGAGCGACCCGCTGGCCCAGGCGATGGTGCTGACCGCCATCGTGATCACGCTGGGCCTGACCGCGTTCCTGATGGCGATGGCGTACCGGAGCTGGCAGTTGACCGGGCACGACGAGGTACGCGACGACCCGGAGGACCGCCGGATCGTGCGCCGTGCCGAGCGAGGCGAACTCGCCGGCCCGGACGACAACGTCGGCGAGGGACCGTGGCACCCGGCCGGCGGGACGACGGGTACCGATCCGGAGCAGGTCGATCCCGAGCCGCCGCCGCGCCGGCTCGACGACGGGGCGGACCGGGCATGA